A window of Sutcliffiella cohnii contains these coding sequences:
- a CDS encoding electron transfer flavoprotein subunit beta/FixA family protein → MNIFVLLKRTFDTEEKITVSNGAINEDGAEFIINPYDEYAVEEAIQLRDAHGGEVTVVTVGTEEAEKELRTALAMGADKAVLINIEDDVENGDQFTTAKIIAEFLKEKEVDIILGGNVAIDGGSGQVGPRVAELLNIPYVTTITKLEIDGGKVTIVRDVEGDSEIIETSLPLLVTAQQGLNDPRYPSLPGIMKAKKKPLDELELDDLDLEEDDVEPKTKTIEIYLPPQKEAGRILQGELEEQVKELVTALRNEAKVI, encoded by the coding sequence ATGAATATTTTTGTATTGCTTAAAAGAACTTTTGATACAGAAGAGAAAATTACCGTTTCAAATGGTGCTATTAATGAAGATGGAGCAGAATTTATTATAAATCCTTACGATGAGTATGCAGTGGAAGAAGCTATTCAATTAAGAGATGCTCATGGCGGAGAGGTTACAGTCGTGACTGTAGGGACAGAAGAAGCTGAAAAAGAATTAAGAACAGCTTTAGCGATGGGGGCAGATAAAGCAGTCCTTATCAATATTGAAGATGATGTGGAAAATGGTGACCAATTTACAACGGCGAAAATTATCGCAGAATTCCTTAAAGAAAAAGAAGTAGACATCATTCTAGGAGGAAACGTAGCGATTGATGGTGGTTCTGGTCAAGTAGGGCCACGCGTAGCAGAATTATTAAACATTCCTTATGTAACTACCATTACAAAATTAGAAATTGATGGAGGGAAAGTTACGATTGTGCGCGACGTAGAAGGTGATTCGGAAATTATTGAAACGTCATTACCGTTATTAGTGACTGCACAACAAGGATTAAACGACCCTCGCTATCCTTCTTTACCAGGAATTATGAAAGCGAAAAAGAAGCCGCTAGATGAACTTGAGTTAGATGATTTAGATTTAGAAGAAGACGATGTAGAGCCTAAAACAAAGACAATTGAAATATATTTACCACCACAAAAAGAGGCAGGACGCATTTTACAAGGTGAGTTAGAAGA